The following proteins are encoded in a genomic region of Arachis ipaensis cultivar K30076 chromosome B02, Araip1.1, whole genome shotgun sequence:
- the LOC107626271 gene encoding L-galactose dehydrogenase: MELRPLGNTGLNLSCVGFGASPLGNVFGDVPEEDAIASVRLAFQSGINFFDTSPYYGGTVSEKVLGKALKALGAPRNEYIVSTKCGRYKEGFDFSAERVTRSIEESLQRLQLDYVDILQCHDIEFESLDQIVNETIPALQKLKEAGKTRFIGITGLPLSIFTYVLDRVPPGSVDVILSYCHYCINDSTLEDLIPYLKSKGVGIINASPLSMGLLTESGPPQWHPASPELKSACQAAAACCKKKGKNISKLAMQYSLLNKDITTVLVGIKSVEQVEQNVAAATELATSGIDQEALSEVETILNHVKNQTWPSGIQKN, from the exons ATGGAGCTGAGGCCGTTGGGCAACACTGGCCTCAATCTCAGCTGCGTTGGCTTCGGAGCTTCCCCTCTCGGCAATGTGTTCGGCGATGTTCCCGAGGAAGATGCTATTGCTTCCGTTCGTCTCGCTTTTCAATCCGGCATCAATTTCTTCGACACTTCTCC GTATTATGGAGGCACAGTGTCGGAAAAAGTGCTGGGCAAGGCCTTGAAAGCTCTTGGTGCTCCGAGAAATGAATATATTGTATCTACCAAGTGCGGGCGATATAAGGAAGGATTTGATTTCAGTGCAGAAAGAGTTACTAGGAGCATTGAAGAGAGCTTGCAAAGATTGCAGCTTGACTATGTTGACATATTGCAATGCCATGATATTGAATTTGAGTCTTTAGATCAG ATTGTGAATGAAACAATTCCCGCCCTTCAAAAGCTAAAGGAAGCAGGAAAAACTCGTTTCATTGGCATTACGGGACTTCCTTTGAGCATTTTCACTTATGTGCTTGATAGAGTTCCCCCTGGTTCTGTGGATGTAATACTATCATATTGTCATTACTGTATCAATGATTCAACCTTGGAGGATTTGATACCCTACCTGAAGAGCAAAGGTGTTGGTATTATCAATGCTTCTCCACTATCAATGGGGCTCCTCACCGAGAGTGGTCCTCCACAATGGCACCCAGCTTCACCTGAACTTAAG TCTGCATGTCAAGCTGCTGCTGCTTGTTGTAAAAAGAAGGGAAAAAACATTTCAAAGTTAGCAATGCAGTACAGCTTGTTAAATAAAGACATCACAACAGTGCTTGTTGGCATCAAGTCTGTGGAACAG GTGGAACAAAATGTTGCTGCCGCAACAGAACTTGCAACCTCTGGGATTGATCAAGAAGCTCTATCAGAGGTTGAAACCATTCTAAACCATGTTAAAAATCAGACATGGCCTAGTGGGATCCAGAAGAACTGA